In one Agrobacterium tumefaciens genomic region, the following are encoded:
- a CDS encoding mandelate racemase/muconate lactonizing enzyme family protein: MKITKLETVRVAERANLLWVLVHTDEGITGLGETFYGAETVETYVHEYIAPRVIGRDPMQIDLLAQDLVGYLGFRSSGAEVRGNSAFDIALWDIFGKATNQPIAQLLGGFSRKEIRTYNTCAGTEYIKKATGQQTANYGLSGGKDYDDLNGFLHRADELAHSLLEDGITAMKIWPFDAAAEKTRGQYISMPDLKSALEPFEKIRKAVGDKMDIMVEFHSMWQLLPAMQIAKALTPYQTFWHEDPIKMDSLSSLTRYAAVSPAPISASETLGSRWAFRDLLETGAAGVVMLDISWCGGLSEARKIASMAEAWHLPVAPHDCTGPVVLCASTHLSLNAPNALVQESVRAFYKTWYRDLVTALPEVKNGMITVPPGAGLGMELHPDIEKSFTVSRRFSDATSI; the protein is encoded by the coding sequence ATGAAAATTACGAAACTTGAGACCGTCCGTGTGGCGGAACGGGCAAACCTGCTCTGGGTTCTGGTCCACACCGACGAGGGCATTACCGGGCTTGGCGAAACCTTCTACGGCGCCGAGACGGTGGAAACCTACGTGCATGAATATATCGCACCCCGCGTGATCGGCCGCGATCCGATGCAGATCGACCTTCTCGCGCAGGACCTCGTCGGTTATCTCGGCTTTCGTTCATCGGGCGCGGAAGTGCGCGGCAATTCGGCCTTCGATATCGCGCTGTGGGATATTTTCGGCAAGGCAACCAATCAGCCTATCGCCCAATTGCTCGGCGGTTTCAGCCGGAAGGAAATCCGTACCTACAATACCTGCGCGGGCACGGAATATATCAAGAAGGCGACCGGCCAGCAGACGGCCAATTATGGCCTCTCCGGTGGCAAGGACTATGACGACCTGAACGGCTTCCTGCACCGGGCCGACGAGCTTGCCCATTCGCTGCTGGAAGACGGCATCACGGCCATGAAGATCTGGCCTTTCGATGCAGCGGCGGAAAAGACGCGCGGGCAATATATCTCGATGCCGGACCTGAAAAGCGCGCTCGAGCCATTCGAGAAAATCCGCAAGGCCGTGGGCGACAAGATGGACATCATGGTGGAGTTTCACTCCATGTGGCAGCTTCTGCCCGCCATGCAAATCGCCAAGGCGCTCACCCCCTACCAGACCTTCTGGCATGAAGACCCGATCAAGATGGACAGCCTTTCCAGCCTGACGCGGTATGCCGCCGTTTCGCCGGCACCCATCTCCGCATCGGAAACGCTGGGTTCCCGCTGGGCTTTCCGCGATCTGCTGGAAACGGGCGCTGCCGGCGTGGTGATGCTTGACATCAGCTGGTGCGGCGGGCTCTCCGAGGCGCGCAAGATCGCCTCGATGGCGGAAGCCTGGCATCTGCCCGTCGCGCCGCATGATTGCACCGGCCCGGTGGTCCTCTGCGCCTCCACGCACCTGTCGCTCAACGCGCCGAATGCACTGGTGCAGGAAAGCGTGCGCGCCTTCTACAAGACCTGGTATCGCGATCTCGTCACCGCATTGCCGGAAGTGAAAAACGGCATGATCACCGTGCCGCCGGGCGCCGGCCTCGGCATGGAGCTGCATCCCGATATCGAAAAGAGCTTCACCGTCAGCCGCCGTTTCTCGGATGCGACGTCGATCTGA
- the ybaK gene encoding Cys-tRNA(Pro) deacylase, whose protein sequence is MSKTTRATQMLAKAGVAFTTVSYDYDPNADRIGLQAAEAIGEPPHLVLKTLMAELDGKPICVVVPSDREVSMKKLAAAFGGKSASMMKPADAERATGYHVGGISPFGQKKQVPTAIEAEAMAHDYVYMNGGQRGLQVRLSPRDAQTALKAIIAPLVAD, encoded by the coding sequence ATGTCCAAAACGACCCGCGCTACCCAAATGCTGGCCAAGGCTGGCGTCGCCTTCACCACCGTCAGCTATGACTACGATCCAAATGCCGACAGGATCGGCCTGCAGGCGGCTGAGGCGATCGGCGAACCGCCGCATCTGGTGTTGAAAACGCTGATGGCTGAGCTGGACGGCAAGCCGATCTGCGTCGTTGTCCCGTCCGATCGCGAAGTGAGCATGAAGAAGCTCGCCGCGGCTTTCGGCGGCAAATCCGCCAGCATGATGAAACCGGCCGATGCGGAACGCGCCACGGGTTACCATGTTGGCGGCATCAGCCCTTTCGGGCAGAAGAAACAGGTGCCGACGGCCATTGAGGCTGAGGCGATGGCGCATGATTATGTTTACATGAATGGCGGACAGCGAGGCTTGCAGGTGCGGCTTTCACCCCGCGACGCCCAGACAGCACTAAAGGCCATCATTGCGCCGCTGGTGGCCGACTGA
- a CDS encoding aminopeptidase, giving the protein MTVSPIDPVKLEKLAEVAVKVGLQLQKDQDLVITAPLAALPLVRLLTKHAYLAGGGLVTTFYSDEETTLSRYRHASDTNFDRASGWLYEGMAKAYANGAARLAIAGDNPMLLAEQDPAKVARANKANSTAYKPALEKISNFDINWNIISYPNPSWAKQVFPDVTEDEAVRRLADAIFAASRVDLADPVAAWAEHNANLAKRSAWLNGERFASLHFTGPGTDVRIGLADGHEWHGGASTAKNGVTCNPNIPTEEVFTTPHALRVDGYVSSTKPLSHQGTLIDNIQVKFEAGRIVEAKASKGEAVLNKVLDTDEGARRLGEVALVPHSSPISASGILFYNTLFDENASCHIALGQCYSKCFLDGASLSQDQIKAQGGNSSLIHIDWMIGSDKVDIDGVKPDGSTVPVMRKGEWA; this is encoded by the coding sequence ATGACCGTTTCTCCCATCGATCCCGTCAAACTCGAAAAACTGGCCGAAGTCGCCGTCAAAGTCGGCCTGCAATTGCAGAAGGATCAGGATCTGGTGATCACTGCTCCGCTGGCAGCGCTGCCGCTGGTTCGGCTTTTGACAAAACATGCTTATCTTGCCGGCGGTGGACTGGTCACCACCTTCTATTCCGACGAGGAAACCACACTTTCCCGTTATCGGCATGCCAGTGACACCAATTTCGACCGGGCTTCCGGCTGGCTTTATGAGGGCATGGCGAAGGCCTATGCCAATGGCGCGGCGCGGCTGGCGATTGCCGGCGACAACCCCATGCTGCTGGCCGAGCAGGACCCCGCCAAGGTGGCGCGCGCCAACAAGGCCAACTCCACCGCCTACAAGCCGGCGCTGGAGAAGATTTCCAATTTCGATATCAACTGGAACATCATCTCCTATCCCAACCCCTCCTGGGCAAAGCAGGTCTTTCCTGATGTGACGGAAGACGAAGCGGTGCGCAGACTTGCCGACGCCATCTTCGCCGCCTCGCGGGTGGATCTGGCCGATCCGGTCGCGGCATGGGCGGAGCATAACGCCAATCTCGCCAAACGTTCGGCATGGCTGAACGGTGAACGCTTCGCATCGCTGCATTTCACCGGCCCCGGCACGGATGTGAGAATCGGCCTGGCGGATGGCCATGAATGGCACGGCGGCGCTTCCACCGCCAAGAACGGCGTGACCTGCAACCCGAACATCCCGACGGAAGAAGTGTTCACCACGCCGCATGCGCTGCGCGTGGATGGTTACGTGTCCAGCACGAAGCCACTGTCGCATCAGGGAACGCTGATCGACAATATTCAGGTGAAGTTCGAGGCCGGCCGCATCGTGGAGGCCAAGGCTTCGAAGGGCGAAGCCGTACTGAACAAGGTGCTGGATACCGATGAGGGTGCCCGGCGCCTGGGTGAAGTGGCGCTTGTGCCGCATTCCTCGCCGATCTCGGCAAGCGGCATCCTGTTTTACAACACGCTGTTCGACGAAAATGCCTCCTGCCACATTGCGCTCGGACAATGCTATTCGAAATGCTTCCTCGATGGCGCTTCGCTGTCGCAGGATCAGATCAAGGCGCAGGGCGGCAATTCCAGCCTGATCCACATCGACTGGATGATCGGTTCCGACAAGGTGGATATCGATGGCGTGAAGCCGGACGGCTCCACGGTTCCCGTTATGCGCAAGGGCGAATGGGCCTGA
- a CDS encoding 2'-5' RNA ligase, which produces MGFELTEKGALRQLVFDGLEPQKIRRFNPRFSNKVLLLLKPPAALAERIFADASCHAAGRTKREAYPAELLHITLLCIGCFETVPHGLVNRLKAALEEIKARPVPITFDRTSLFGNRNSLVLSSSREMPELKALVKMLQRALWRANLPYIAAPSFTPHLTMIYGCGKIEPMPAGKPYSWLAGSFELVFSHNGETRHEPLGRFALSAKADRYERPESQLYLPEKVIGPSKRPTQRVAGR; this is translated from the coding sequence ATGGGTTTCGAGTTGACGGAAAAAGGCGCTTTGAGGCAGCTTGTCTTTGATGGGCTGGAGCCGCAGAAAATACGACGCTTCAATCCGCGTTTTAGCAACAAGGTCCTGTTATTATTAAAGCCGCCGGCAGCTCTGGCGGAAAGAATTTTTGCCGATGCATCGTGTCATGCGGCAGGACGGACAAAGCGCGAGGCCTATCCGGCAGAGCTTCTGCATATAACCCTGCTCTGTATCGGATGTTTCGAGACTGTGCCTCACGGGCTGGTAAACAGGCTGAAGGCGGCGCTGGAGGAGATAAAAGCGCGACCCGTTCCAATCACATTCGATCGAACGTCGCTTTTCGGCAATCGCAACAGTCTGGTGCTAAGCAGCAGCCGCGAGATGCCGGAACTCAAGGCTTTGGTGAAGATGTTGCAGCGCGCGCTGTGGCGGGCAAATCTTCCCTATATCGCCGCACCGTCGTTTACGCCGCATCTCACCATGATTTACGGCTGCGGGAAAATCGAGCCAATGCCGGCTGGAAAACCCTATAGCTGGCTGGCGGGTAGTTTCGAGCTTGTTTTCAGCCATAATGGCGAAACACGGCACGAGCCTCTCGGGCGCTTCGCACTTTCGGCGAAAGCGGACCGTTACGAGCGGCCTGAGAGCCAATTATATCTGCCAGAAAAAGTGATCGGTCCCTCGAAGCGGCCGACGCAAAGGGTGGCGGGACGATAA
- a CDS encoding MarR family transcriptional regulator, producing MSKEPLDHVDHILAQWRRERPDLDVGPMGLLGRLNRLTTHLGREVEAVLLKHGLSSSAFDVLATLRRAGSPYRLSPGDLLAMTMVSSGTMTNRIDQLEKAGLVERIHNPQDRRSVLISLTERGFAIVEDAVSAHVENQQRLVATLSEEERTMLNRLLKRFLRDFEE from the coding sequence ATGAGCAAAGAACCGCTTGATCACGTCGATCACATTCTGGCGCAATGGCGCAGGGAAAGACCGGACCTCGATGTCGGCCCGATGGGGCTGCTCGGGCGCCTGAACCGGCTCACCACACATCTCGGCCGCGAGGTGGAGGCAGTGCTGCTGAAACACGGCCTTTCATCTTCTGCTTTTGATGTGCTGGCGACATTGCGGCGCGCAGGCTCGCCATACCGGCTCTCCCCTGGCGACTTGCTGGCGATGACAATGGTGAGTTCCGGCACCATGACCAACCGGATCGACCAGCTGGAAAAAGCCGGGCTGGTGGAGCGCATCCACAACCCGCAGGACCGGCGCAGTGTGCTGATATCATTGACGGAACGCGGCTTTGCCATTGTCGAGGATGCTGTCAGCGCCCATGTCGAAAACCAGCAACGGCTGGTCGCCACTCTCAGCGAAGAGGAACGAACAATGCTGAACCGGCTTTTGAAACGGTTTTTGCGGGACTTCGAAGAATAG
- a CDS encoding FadR family transcriptional regulator, producing the protein MYNAISHETGLVSSTIGAITRHIRENELAPGAKLPSELSLSQQLGVSRTVVREAFRSLSAMRLIDVSAGKRATVATLDHGAMSLMFEHGIHTEQINIQQIYDVRRTIEVRTVTLAALRRTDAEALTILDHANNMERDFGDNDKVMEHDLAFHLAVARASKNPVFELILGAFQNVTRQTWPIGWKSRTSDAQRHAAGELHVAIGQAIAAGDPQTASTLMARHFDESVHALLAAGIA; encoded by the coding sequence ATGTATAACGCCATTTCCCATGAAACCGGTCTCGTCAGTAGCACGATCGGCGCGATAACCCGTCACATCCGGGAAAATGAACTTGCCCCCGGTGCGAAACTGCCGAGCGAACTTTCGCTGTCGCAGCAACTCGGTGTTTCCCGCACTGTCGTTCGCGAGGCCTTCCGGTCCCTGTCGGCCATGCGGCTGATCGATGTCAGCGCCGGCAAGCGCGCCACGGTGGCGACGCTGGATCATGGTGCGATGTCGCTGATGTTCGAACATGGCATTCACACCGAGCAGATCAACATCCAGCAGATTTATGACGTGCGCCGCACCATCGAAGTCAGAACCGTGACGCTCGCGGCGCTGCGGAGAACAGATGCTGAAGCGCTTACCATTCTCGATCACGCCAATAATATGGAGCGGGATTTCGGCGACAATGACAAGGTGATGGAGCATGACCTTGCCTTTCACCTTGCCGTTGCCAGAGCATCCAAAAACCCGGTTTTCGAACTCATTCTCGGCGCCTTCCAGAATGTGACGCGCCAGACCTGGCCGATCGGCTGGAAGAGCCGCACATCCGATGCGCAGCGCCATGCCGCAGGTGAACTTCACGTCGCCATCGGACAGGCCATTGCGGCGGGCGACCCGCAAACGGCCTCAACGCTGATGGCGCGGCATTTCGATGAAAGCGTGCATGCGCTTCTGGCCGCCGGCATCGCCTGA
- a CDS encoding EamA family transporter yields the protein MKKNTTYAADVLVTALAPAIWGSTYFVTTEFLPQGYPFHVAMLRALPAGILLLLLVRKLPQGVWWPRSFVLGALNFSFFWAMLFVSAYRLPGGVAATVGAVQPLIVIGLSRLFLTTPVRPLAIAAGLLGIMGVALLVLAPGAALDGVGVAAGLAGAVSMAFGTVLTRKWRPPVSNLTFTAWQLTAGGILLLPVAYFLEPALPAPTTANILGMAYLGLIGAALTYFLWFRGLARIEPSAAASLGFLSPVVATLLGWLALGQSLTPAQIVGFVAVLFSIWLSQRSQLPR from the coding sequence ATGAAGAAAAATACCACCTATGCAGCCGACGTGCTGGTAACTGCACTTGCCCCCGCCATCTGGGGAAGCACCTATTTCGTCACGACCGAATTTTTGCCGCAGGGATATCCATTCCATGTTGCCATGCTGCGCGCATTGCCGGCCGGTATCCTGCTGCTGCTTCTCGTCCGAAAGCTGCCGCAGGGCGTCTGGTGGCCGCGCAGCTTTGTTCTCGGCGCGCTGAATTTCTCATTTTTCTGGGCGATGCTTTTCGTTTCTGCTTACCGACTACCGGGTGGAGTCGCGGCGACGGTAGGCGCGGTCCAGCCCCTGATCGTGATTGGCCTCTCCCGGTTGTTTCTCACCACGCCGGTTCGACCGCTCGCCATCGCCGCCGGTCTTTTGGGCATTATGGGTGTCGCGCTTCTGGTCCTGGCGCCGGGTGCCGCGCTCGATGGTGTCGGCGTGGCCGCGGGTCTTGCCGGTGCCGTATCGATGGCGTTCGGAACCGTGCTGACCCGCAAATGGCGGCCGCCGGTTTCGAACCTCACCTTCACCGCCTGGCAATTGACGGCGGGTGGCATTCTGCTCCTGCCGGTCGCATATTTTCTGGAACCGGCCCTGCCTGCACCGACCACGGCCAATATTCTCGGCATGGCCTATCTGGGTCTCATCGGTGCTGCCTTGACCTATTTTCTGTGGTTTCGCGGCCTCGCCCGCATCGAACCCTCGGCGGCCGCATCGCTCGGTTTTCTAAGTCCGGTCGTTGCAACCCTGCTCGGCTGGCTGGCGCTTGGCCAAAGCCTCACGCCAGCGCAGATCGTCGGGTTTGTTGCGGTGCTCTTCAGCATCTGGCTCAGTCAGCGCAGCCAGTTGCCGAGATAG
- a CDS encoding SDR family oxidoreductase, with protein sequence MTGTVLITGTSSGLGRATAKLFQAKGWNVIATMRDPESEKELTKLANTLVIRLDVQDLTSITAALVAGLARFGRIDALINNAGYGAYGPLEATSFESVRRQYDVNVLGLIATTKALLPHFRKNRSGAIVNISSMGGRVAFPIGTLYHGTKFAVEGFSEALQYELAPLGIRVKIVEPGVINTDFSGRSFEFNDDPARPEYQPVIQGLWNLASSMRDHTSSPEAIAEVVYEATTDKSDRLRYVAGADAEQLLAARHATNDAEFFAGMKAQVGIA encoded by the coding sequence ATGACTGGAACGGTCCTTATTACCGGAACTTCGAGCGGCCTTGGCCGTGCCACGGCCAAGCTCTTTCAAGCGAAGGGATGGAACGTCATCGCGACAATGCGCGACCCAGAGTCCGAAAAAGAACTGACGAAGCTTGCAAACACCCTCGTCATCCGCCTCGACGTTCAGGATTTGACGTCGATCACCGCCGCGCTGGTAGCCGGTTTGGCAAGGTTCGGTCGTATCGACGCCCTCATCAACAATGCGGGCTACGGCGCTTACGGCCCCCTCGAGGCAACGTCCTTTGAAAGCGTGCGCCGCCAGTATGATGTGAATGTCCTTGGCCTCATAGCAACAACCAAAGCTCTGCTGCCACATTTTCGGAAAAACCGCAGCGGCGCCATCGTCAACATCTCATCGATGGGTGGACGCGTCGCCTTTCCGATCGGCACGCTCTATCACGGCACCAAGTTCGCGGTGGAAGGCTTTTCTGAAGCGCTGCAATATGAGCTTGCGCCACTCGGCATCCGTGTGAAAATCGTCGAGCCCGGCGTGATCAACACGGATTTTTCCGGTCGGTCCTTCGAATTCAACGACGATCCGGCCCGTCCTGAATATCAACCCGTTATCCAGGGTTTGTGGAACCTTGCGAGTTCGATGAGGGACCACACATCGTCGCCAGAGGCGATTGCGGAAGTCGTTTACGAGGCGACAACGGATAAGAGCGACCGGCTCCGCTATGTCGCTGGCGCCGATGCAGAGCAACTCCTCGCCGCCCGCCATGCGACAAACGACGCAGAGTTCTTCGCCGGTATGAAGGCGCAAGTCGGGATCGCTTAG
- a CDS encoding ArsC family reductase has translation MTITIYGIKNCDTMKKARSWLETNGVDYSFHDYKATGINRAHLETWCDAAGWETVLNRAGTTFKKLNDGQKADLDREKAIGLMLEQPSMIKRPVLEAKGKITVGFKPETYQTLFA, from the coding sequence ATGACGATCACGATTTACGGCATCAAGAACTGCGACACGATGAAGAAGGCCAGAAGCTGGCTGGAAACCAATGGCGTCGACTATTCTTTCCATGACTATAAAGCGACCGGCATTAACCGCGCCCATCTCGAAACATGGTGTGATGCCGCAGGCTGGGAAACGGTTCTCAACCGGGCCGGCACGACCTTCAAGAAACTGAATGACGGCCAGAAAGCCGATCTTGACCGCGAAAAGGCCATCGGGCTGATGCTGGAGCAGCCCTCAATGATCAAGCGCCCCGTGCTGGAAGCGAAGGGCAAGATCACCGTCGGCTTCAAACCGGAAACCTACCAGACCCTCTTTGCCTGA
- a CDS encoding exodeoxyribonuclease VII large subunit, whose amino-acid sequence MSDIFSHAALSNLAEFSVSELSGSIKRTVETAFDQVRVRGEISGYRGPHSSGHAYFSLKDDRARIDAVIWKGTFSRLKFRPEEGMEVIATGKVTTFPGSSKYQIVIESLEPAGAGALMALLEDRRRRLAAEGLFDPERKRRLPFMPHVIGVVTSPTGAVIRDILHRISDRFPVHVVVWPVKVQGEGSGEEVANAIRSFNALQPGGEIARPDVLIVARGGGSLEDLWSFNDEIVVRAAAESEIPLISAVGHETDTTLIDYAADVRAPTPTGAAEMAVPVRAELEAQLSGLAARLSGSVSRQMDNRRQGLRALVRALPSLDQLLALPRRRFDEAAGGLGRGLEMTTLNKRRAFERSASGLRPETLLNGLKHHRQRITERMHRAETLVERRLLQGKGRVDAFDSALRSLPARLLGQLERQNERVVTAARRADTAVLHRMAQNRSGLAAHNRVLESLSYKNVLKRGYAVIRDEENRPLTRAAAVASGVVVSMEFADGRVSAITTGEGAPPPDTPATQKKKPAKPASSGPSDQGDLF is encoded by the coding sequence ATGAGCGATATCTTTTCCCACGCCGCATTGAGCAATCTTGCCGAATTCTCGGTGTCCGAACTGTCGGGTTCCATCAAGCGAACGGTGGAAACGGCTTTCGATCAGGTACGGGTGCGCGGTGAGATTTCCGGTTATCGCGGTCCCCACTCATCGGGACACGCCTATTTCTCGCTGAAGGACGATCGCGCCCGCATTGATGCGGTGATCTGGAAAGGCACGTTTTCGCGGCTGAAATTCCGTCCGGAAGAGGGCATGGAAGTCATCGCCACCGGTAAGGTCACCACCTTTCCCGGCTCGTCGAAATATCAGATCGTCATCGAAAGCCTCGAGCCGGCCGGCGCCGGCGCGCTGATGGCGCTGCTCGAAGATCGCCGCAGACGTCTGGCGGCGGAGGGGCTGTTCGATCCGGAACGCAAGCGCCGTCTGCCCTTCATGCCGCATGTCATCGGTGTCGTTACCTCGCCCACCGGCGCGGTCATTCGCGATATTCTGCACCGCATTTCGGATCGTTTTCCGGTCCACGTCGTCGTCTGGCCGGTCAAGGTGCAGGGTGAAGGCTCGGGCGAGGAAGTGGCGAACGCCATTCGCAGCTTCAATGCGCTGCAACCCGGTGGGGAAATTGCGCGGCCCGATGTGCTGATCGTCGCGCGTGGCGGCGGCAGTCTGGAGGATCTCTGGAGCTTCAACGACGAAATCGTCGTGCGCGCCGCAGCCGAGAGCGAAATCCCGCTGATTTCCGCCGTAGGGCATGAGACCGATACGACATTGATCGATTACGCCGCCGATGTCCGTGCGCCGACACCGACGGGAGCCGCCGAAATGGCCGTGCCGGTGCGGGCCGAACTGGAAGCGCAGCTTTCCGGCCTTGCTGCACGCCTTTCAGGTTCGGTCTCGCGGCAGATGGACAATCGCCGTCAGGGCCTGCGGGCGCTGGTACGGGCGCTGCCTTCACTGGACCAGCTTCTGGCCCTGCCGCGCCGCCGCTTCGATGAGGCCGCAGGCGGTCTCGGTCGCGGGCTTGAAATGACGACGCTCAACAAGCGCCGCGCCTTCGAACGCTCCGCGTCGGGTCTGAGGCCCGAAACCCTGCTGAACGGTCTCAAGCACCACAGGCAGCGTATTACCGAGCGGATGCACCGCGCCGAGACTCTGGTGGAACGTCGTCTGTTGCAGGGAAAAGGCCGTGTCGATGCCTTCGATTCCGCGCTGCGTTCGCTTCCCGCCCGCCTGCTCGGCCAGCTGGAGCGGCAGAACGAGCGGGTCGTTACCGCAGCTCGCCGGGCTGATACCGCCGTGCTGCATCGTATGGCGCAGAACCGCTCGGGCCTTGCCGCGCATAATCGCGTTTTGGAATCGCTGTCCTACAAGAACGTGTTGAAACGCGGCTATGCCGTTATCCGCGACGAGGAAAACCGGCCATTGACCCGCGCTGCCGCTGTTGCCTCGGGTGTTGTCGTATCCATGGAGTTTGCCGATGGCCGCGTTTCCGCCATCACAACAGGGGAGGGCGCGCCTCCTCCCGATACTCCCGCCACGCAAAAAAAGAAGCCGGCAAAACCGGCTTCTTCTGGTCCGAGTGATCAGGGCGACCTGTTCTGA
- a CDS encoding methyltransferase domain-containing protein: MTTWTQGYVDGLDYTFDFYRELTPSLLGFAALCRGQKFALEGRPLKYCELGCGQGFSTNLLAAANPDIEFYANDFNPAHIAGARSLAGDAALANIHFYEHAFADFADEPSLPDGFDIIALHGVFSWISARNRGQIMDFIFRKLKPGGLVFISYNTLPGWASALPLRRILIDQANRRSGPLQLRIEEALAFADTLLKSDAGYFKNNPSVKTHFGQMQPMSRNYLAHEYFNEDWHPMYFADVVRELSAAKLSFLGSVDLLDSVESQLLTSEQLALLGAEVDPIQRETLKAFMTNEQFRRDLFVKGAIPHSVRSSAGGWIDARFALSRPRDVVAAALKRRFSNQQLQEAIYEPLLNVLSGGPVTVREILSDSIVGRSLSWGQVTDTLSALVGAGYLQPCLREEGQARREKSCGAFNASVCRSAKDGETLQFLASPVTGGGVRLDRFEQLFLLAIGDGKEWPEEWAHYAWSVLAPQGQKLLKEGRMLETDEENLTELVARANAFADNLLPVCRSLRIVQ, translated from the coding sequence TTGACGACTTGGACGCAAGGTTATGTAGACGGTCTGGACTATACGTTCGATTTTTACCGGGAGTTGACGCCTTCCCTGTTGGGCTTCGCAGCCCTTTGCAGGGGACAGAAATTTGCCCTGGAAGGCCGGCCGTTGAAATATTGCGAACTTGGCTGCGGCCAGGGCTTTTCGACCAATCTTCTTGCCGCCGCCAATCCTGACATCGAATTTTATGCCAATGATTTCAATCCCGCCCACATTGCCGGCGCACGATCGCTGGCCGGTGACGCCGCACTCGCCAATATCCACTTTTACGAGCATGCCTTTGCAGATTTTGCCGACGAACCCTCGCTTCCCGATGGTTTCGATATCATCGCCCTCCACGGGGTTTTCAGCTGGATATCGGCGAGGAACCGCGGCCAGATCATGGACTTCATCTTTCGCAAGCTGAAGCCCGGTGGTCTTGTCTTCATCAGCTACAACACACTACCCGGCTGGGCGTCGGCCCTGCCTTTGCGGCGCATTCTTATCGATCAGGCAAATCGGCGTTCAGGACCACTGCAGCTGCGCATCGAGGAGGCCCTCGCGTTTGCGGACACGCTTCTCAAATCGGATGCGGGATATTTCAAAAACAATCCCTCGGTGAAAACGCATTTTGGTCAGATGCAACCGATGTCGCGCAACTACCTCGCGCACGAATATTTCAATGAGGATTGGCATCCCATGTATTTTGCGGATGTCGTCAGGGAACTGTCTGCCGCGAAGCTCTCATTTCTCGGTTCGGTCGATTTGCTCGATTCGGTAGAGAGCCAGTTACTCACCTCCGAACAGCTGGCCTTATTGGGGGCAGAGGTGGATCCGATACAGCGCGAGACGCTGAAAGCCTTCATGACGAATGAGCAGTTTCGTCGGGATCTGTTCGTAAAGGGCGCAATCCCCCATTCGGTTCGAAGTTCGGCAGGCGGTTGGATCGATGCCCGGTTTGCGCTTTCCAGGCCGCGCGACGTCGTTGCCGCAGCCCTGAAAAGGCGTTTCTCAAATCAGCAGCTTCAAGAGGCGATTTACGAGCCGCTGCTGAATGTTCTGTCCGGCGGTCCCGTCACTGTGCGGGAAATTTTGAGCGATAGTATCGTTGGCCGTTCTCTGTCCTGGGGGCAGGTGACGGATACGCTGAGCGCGCTCGTCGGTGCGGGATATCTCCAGCCATGCCTGCGGGAGGAGGGGCAGGCGAGGCGTGAGAAAAGCTGCGGCGCGTTCAACGCTTCTGTTTGCAGGAGCGCGAAGGACGGTGAAACTCTACAGTTTCTCGCTTCTCCAGTGACCGGTGGAGGTGTCAGGCTGGACAGGTTCGAGCAGCTTTTTCTTCTGGCGATCGGCGACGGTAAAGAGTGGCCGGAAGAATGGGCGCATTATGCCTGGTCAGTGCTTGCTCCCCAGGGACAGAAATTGTTGAAGGAGGGAAGAATGCTCGAAACTGATGAAGAGAATTTGACCGAGCTTGTTGCACGGGCGAACGCATTTGCCGACAATCTGCTTCCAGTATGTCGCTCCCTGCGCATCGTGCAATAG